One Devosia lacusdianchii genomic window carries:
- the rplS gene encoding 50S ribosomal protein L19 — protein MTNIIEQLEAEQVAALAAKRELPDFTHGDTIKVWVKIREGEKERLQAYEGVVIALNGGGITASFTVRKISYGEGVERVFPLYSPNVASVEVLKRGKVRRAKLYYLRDRRGKSARIFESTNSRTKKIEATERTAAQAAREAREAEKVAAAEAFAAEQAAKDAEAAAAAKAAEAAAAAEAAASEEPKAE, from the coding sequence ATGACCAATATTATCGAACAGCTTGAAGCCGAGCAGGTTGCGGCCCTCGCCGCCAAGCGCGAACTTCCCGACTTTACCCACGGCGATACCATCAAGGTGTGGGTCAAGATCCGCGAAGGCGAAAAAGAGCGCCTCCAGGCCTATGAAGGCGTCGTGATCGCCCTCAATGGCGGCGGCATCACCGCCTCCTTCACCGTTCGCAAGATTTCGTATGGCGAAGGCGTGGAACGCGTGTTCCCGCTCTATTCCCCCAACGTGGCTTCGGTCGAAGTCCTCAAGCGCGGTAAGGTCCGTCGCGCCAAGCTGTACTACCTGCGCGACCGTCGCGGTAAGTCGGCTCGTATTTTCGAATCGACCAACTCGCGCACCAAGAAGATCGAGGCTACCGAGCGCACTGCCGCCCAGGCTGCCCGTGAAGCACGCGAAGCCGAGAAGGTCGCCGCTGCCGAGGCTTTTGCCGCCGAGCAGGCCGCCAAGGACGCTGAGGCCGCAGCCGCTGCCAAGGCAGCCGAAGCCGCCGCTGCTGCAGAAGCTGCCGCCAGCGAAGAGCCCAAGGCAGAGTAA